Proteins encoded in a region of the Podarcis muralis chromosome 2, rPodMur119.hap1.1, whole genome shotgun sequence genome:
- the GPR151 gene encoding G-protein coupled receptor 151 translates to MNSSLALPIHYAGGYEPLDSKEWKVVIPAFLGVICLAGFAGNVCVIGILLYNSKKGKPSMIHSLILNLSLADLLLVLFVVPFRAAAYSRGAWYLGWFLCKTSDWFRHACMTAKSLTIAVVAKTCFMYANNPAKQVSIKWHTICVVLLAIWLLALGIPLPLWFFSSLWEPEVGSALCIVIIPAHAHEFMSAFVKLYPLLVFCTPLTFAFFYFWRAYGRCQRRGTKTQNLRNQIRSRCLTMMLLSVTVTSAVMWLPDWISWLWVWHLKKGGPAPPQGFMATTQVLMFAISSANPLIFVLMSEEFREGFKGLWKRLTLKKPLPAPEDQEETVVDNTEEAPDSVPSPEVVTPDEEKEPPSVPQTSESMEIKKEMPILPDVEQFWHDREAVPDAQDNDPIPWEHEGQETVGCDQQN, encoded by the coding sequence ATGAACAGTTCCCTGGCTTTACCAATCCATTATGCAGGAGGCTATGAGCCCCTGGATTCCAAGGAGTGGAAGGTGGTGATCCCAGCCTTCTTAGGGGTGATCTGCCTGGCTGGCTTTGCAGGGAATGTGTGTGTCATTGGGATCCTACTGTACAACTCCAAGAAAGGGAAGCCGTCCATGATCCACTCCTTGATCCTCAACCTCAGCCTGGCAGACCTGCTTCTCGTCCTCTTTGTTGTGCCCTTCAGGGCAGCGGCTTACTCCAGAGGAGCCTGGTACCTGGGGTGGTTTCTTTGCAAAACCTCCGACTGGTTCCGACACGCTTGCATGACAGCCAAGAGCTTGACCATCGCTGTGGTTGCCAAGACTTGCTTCATGTATGCAAATAACCCGGCTAAGCAGGTGAGCATCAAATGGCACACCATCTGTGTTGTGCTGCTGGCGATTTGGCTGCTGGCCTTGGGAATCCCGCTGCCTTTGTGGTTCTTCAGCAGCCTCTGGGAGCCAGAGGTAGGCTCTGCTTTGTGCATCGTGATCATTCCAGCCCATGCTCACGAGTTTATGTCAGCCTTTGTCAAGCTTTATCCCCTGCTGGTCTTTTGCACCCCCCTcacttttgctttcttttatttctggAGAGCTTATGGCAGATGCCAGCGGAGGGGGACCAAGACTCAGAACCTGAGGAACCAGATCAGATCCAGGTGCCTGACTATGATGCTTCTGAGTGTTACTGTCACCTCTGCCGTGATGTGGCTTCCTGACTGGATATCTTGGCTGTGGGTCTGGCACCTGAAGAAGGGTGGGCCTGCTCCCCCACAAGGATTCATGGCCACTACCCAGGTCCTGATGTTTGCCATCTCTTCGGCCAACCCTCTCATCTTTGTACTGATGTCAGAAGAGTTCAGGGAGGGTTTCAAAGGCTTGTGGAAAAGGCTTACGCTGAAGAAACCGCTGCCTGCCCCAGAAGATCAGGAGGAAACAGTGGTTGACAACACGGAGGAAGCCCCAgattctgttccttctccagagGTAGTGACTCCTGATGAAGAAAAAGAGCCCCCCTCCGTCCCTCAAACCTCAGAAAGCATGGAAATCAAGAAGGAGATGCCCATTTTGCCAGATGTTGAACAATTCTGGCACGACAGGGAAGCAGTCCCTGATGCTCAAGACAATGACCCTATTCCTTGGGAACATGAAGGGCAAGAGACAGTAGGTTGTGATCAACAGAACTGA